Proteins encoded within one genomic window of Bacteroides sedimenti:
- a CDS encoding S46 family peptidase → MNKLKTTLFALIVLTFVSARADEGMWLLQLMKEQHSIDMMKKQGLQLEADDLYNPNGVSLKDAVGIFGGGCTGEIISSEGLILTNHHCGYGAIQQHSSVEHDYLTDGFWAKSRKEEIPTPGLAFTFIERIEDITDIVNAKIKAGEVTAINALTSDFLDKLAGELLNKSDLKGKPGISAQALPFYAGNKFYLLYKKRYSDVRMVAAPPSSIGKFGGETDNWMWPRHTGDFSMFRIYANANGEPAEYSPNNVPLKCKKHLAISLKGIEEGDYAMIMGFPGSTSRYLTASEVKERMDSQNEPRIRIRGVRQDVLKDEMNKSDKVRIQYATKYAQSSNYWKNSIGMNKAIIDNKVIETKIAQEKRFQEFAKAKGNQEYMAVVKSIDDAVEKSSAFNYQWTCFREVFFSGIEFGAPYQLCDALKEALDKKDKAQIDSNIEKMKQVFDQIHNKDYDHEVDRKVAKALLPLYAEMIPANQRPSIYSFIEKEFKGDYNKFVDACYNNSIFASKANFDQFIKNPNKKALEKDLMIKFVRSKYEKYQTLLDQRSQLMEPFTLLHKIYVRGLCEMKEPVPSYPDANFTIRLTYGNVKSYDPKDGVHYKYFTTMKGIMEKEDPNNREFIVPAKLKELYNNKDFGRYAMKNGEMPVCFLSTNDITGGNSGSPVINGKGELIGCAFDGNWESLSGDINFDNDLQRCICVDIRYVLFIIEKMGNSKHLIDEMTILE, encoded by the coding sequence ATGAATAAATTAAAGACTACTCTGTTCGCACTGATAGTGCTGACATTTGTATCTGCAAGAGCAGATGAAGGTATGTGGCTTCTACAGTTAATGAAGGAACAACATTCCATTGACATGATGAAGAAGCAAGGCTTGCAATTGGAAGCCGACGATTTGTACAATCCAAACGGAGTTTCACTGAAAGATGCTGTAGGCATTTTCGGAGGAGGCTGTACAGGTGAGATTATTTCTTCTGAAGGGCTGATATTGACTAATCACCATTGTGGATATGGCGCCATTCAGCAACACAGTTCGGTGGAACACGATTACCTGACTGACGGATTCTGGGCTAAAAGTCGCAAGGAAGAGATTCCAACTCCGGGACTGGCATTCACTTTCATCGAAAGAATTGAAGACATTACAGACATCGTAAATGCAAAAATCAAAGCTGGCGAAGTTACCGCAATTAATGCTTTGACTTCAGACTTCCTTGATAAACTGGCCGGAGAACTGCTGAATAAAAGCGACTTGAAGGGAAAACCGGGAATAAGCGCTCAGGCTCTGCCATTTTACGCAGGCAACAAGTTCTATCTTCTATATAAGAAAAGATACAGCGACGTACGCATGGTAGCCGCTCCCCCCTCTTCCATCGGTAAGTTTGGCGGTGAAACTGATAACTGGATGTGGCCTCGTCATACCGGCGACTTCTCCATGTTCCGTATTTATGCAAATGCAAACGGCGAGCCTGCTGAATACAGTCCAAACAATGTTCCGTTAAAATGCAAAAAACATTTAGCAATCTCCCTGAAAGGAATTGAAGAAGGAGATTACGCCATGATTATGGGCTTTCCGGGAAGCACTTCACGTTACCTAACCGCATCGGAAGTAAAGGAACGAATGGATTCCCAGAACGAACCAAGAATCCGAATAAGAGGGGTACGCCAGGATGTTTTAAAAGATGAAATGAACAAGAGCGACAAAGTACGTATTCAATATGCTACTAAATATGCACAATCTAGCAACTACTGGAAGAATTCTATCGGAATGAATAAGGCGATTATCGATAACAAGGTAATTGAAACTAAAATTGCTCAGGAAAAAAGATTCCAGGAATTTGCCAAAGCAAAAGGCAACCAGGAATACATGGCTGTAGTTAAGAGCATTGATGATGCTGTGGAAAAATCTTCTGCATTTAATTATCAGTGGACCTGCTTCCGTGAGGTTTTCTTCAGTGGAATTGAATTCGGTGCACCTTACCAATTGTGCGATGCTTTGAAGGAAGCACTTGATAAAAAGGACAAGGCACAGATTGATTCAAACATCGAAAAAATGAAGCAGGTGTTTGACCAAATTCACAATAAAGATTACGATCATGAGGTAGACCGCAAAGTGGCGAAAGCTCTCCTGCCTTTGTACGCAGAAATGATTCCGGCCAATCAGCGTCCATCTATCTATTCTTTCATAGAGAAAGAGTTCAAAGGCGATTACAACAAATTTGTAGATGCTTGCTACAACAATTCCATATTTGCAAGCAAGGCCAATTTCGACCAGTTCATCAAGAACCCGAATAAAAAGGCTTTGGAGAAGGATTTGATGATTAAATTCGTTCGTTCTAAATACGAAAAGTATCAAACACTGCTCGACCAACGTTCTCAGTTGATGGAGCCGTTCACACTGCTTCACAAGATCTACGTACGTGGTTTATGCGAAATGAAGGAACCGGTTCCATCTTATCCGGATGCCAATTTCACCATTCGCCTTACTTACGGAAACGTAAAATCGTACGACCCAAAAGACGGGGTACACTATAAATACTTCACAACCATGAAAGGTATCATGGAAAAAGAAGACCCCAACAACCGTGAGTTCATTGTTCCTGCTAAACTGAAAGAACTATATAACAATAAAGACTTCGGACGTTATGCCATGAAGAACGGTGAAATGCCGGTTTGCTTCCTTTCTACCAACGACATTACAGGAGGTAACTCCGGTAGTCCGGTTATCAATGGTAAAGGCGAACTTATAGGCTGTGCCTTCGACGGAAACTGGGAATCATTAAGCGGTGACATCAATTTCGATAACGATCTGCAGAGATGTATCTGTGTGGACATCCGCTATGTGCTGTTCATCATCGAAAAAATGGGTAACAGCAAACACCTGATTGACGAAATGACAATTCTTGAATAA
- a CDS encoding S46 family peptidase, translated as MKKLLLAISAFFTFMGSHAHEGMWMLPDLKEQNAAAMYELGLLIPVDSVYNPNGISIKDAVVHFGGGCTGEIISSEGLVLTNHHCGYSYIQQHSSVEHDYLTDGFWAMNRQQELPCKGLTVTFIDKILDVTPYVQDCLKKDEDPEGINYLSPKYLETVAKRFAEENKIEQTPSTTLELKAFYGGNKYYLFVKTVYKDIRMVGAPPSSIGKFGADTDNWMWPRQTGDFSIFRIYADKDGKSAEYSQDNVPLKVKKHFTLNISGVKEGDFTVTMGFPGRNWRYMISDEVEERMQTTNFARDTIRGIRQAAMMEEMQKDPAVRIQYASKYASSANYWKNAIGMNEGLLRLKVLDTKKEQQEKLLAYGRAHNDNSYQQAFDQIRDIVAKRRDATYHQQILLEALSTGTEFSKVPSVSALLEALKKKDQTAIETEKEALKKAAENYFNKDYSPAVDRKVSKEMLKVYAALIPQGKRISIFNAIENQFKGNTAAFVDACFNNSIFGSKENFDKFINKPGINKLEKDLMVQYSLSVAEGLKQTANEMKEMDKSYSAAHKTWVKGMMELRKSEGLAIYPDANSTLRLTYGQVLPYEPADGIVYNYYTTLKGVMQKEDPNNWEFVVPAKLKELYEKKDFGRYAMKNGEMPVCFITNTDNTGGNSGSPVFNGKGELIGTAFDRNYEGLTGDIAFRPSSQRAAVVDIRYTLFIIDKFAGASHLIKEMTIKE; from the coding sequence ATGAAGAAATTATTATTGGCAATATCCGCATTCTTTACCTTTATGGGCAGTCATGCCCATGAGGGGATGTGGATGCTGCCCGATTTGAAAGAGCAGAATGCAGCTGCCATGTACGAACTGGGATTACTGATTCCAGTTGATTCAGTTTATAACCCCAATGGCATCAGCATTAAGGATGCTGTGGTACACTTTGGTGGTGGCTGTACTGGCGAGATTATCTCATCCGAAGGATTGGTACTGACCAATCATCACTGCGGATATAGCTACATTCAGCAGCACAGTTCCGTAGAGCATGACTACCTGACCGACGGATTCTGGGCAATGAACCGCCAACAGGAACTCCCTTGCAAAGGACTGACTGTGACATTTATTGATAAAATCCTTGATGTGACGCCTTATGTACAGGATTGCCTGAAGAAAGACGAAGACCCGGAAGGAATCAATTACCTGTCTCCCAAATACCTGGAAACAGTAGCCAAGCGATTTGCAGAGGAGAACAAGATTGAGCAGACACCCTCAACCACTCTGGAACTAAAGGCTTTCTACGGAGGAAACAAATATTACCTCTTCGTGAAGACCGTATATAAGGATATCCGCATGGTTGGGGCACCTCCCTCTTCTATCGGCAAGTTTGGTGCTGATACGGACAACTGGATGTGGCCCCGCCAAACAGGCGACTTCTCCATCTTCCGCATCTATGCCGACAAAGATGGAAAATCGGCTGAATATTCGCAGGATAATGTTCCGTTGAAAGTGAAGAAACACTTCACACTTAACATCAGCGGAGTGAAAGAGGGCGACTTTACCGTTACTATGGGATTCCCGGGGCGCAACTGGCGATACATGATTTCAGACGAAGTGGAAGAGCGTATGCAGACAACCAACTTTGCCCGCGACACCATCCGCGGTATCCGTCAGGCGGCAATGATGGAAGAGATGCAGAAAGACCCGGCCGTACGTATTCAGTATGCCAGCAAATATGCCTCTTCGGCCAACTACTGGAAAAATGCCATCGGCATGAACGAAGGGTTGCTTCGTCTTAAAGTGCTCGACACCAAGAAGGAACAGCAAGAGAAGCTTCTGGCTTACGGACGTGCGCACAATGATAATTCTTATCAGCAAGCCTTCGACCAGATACGCGATATCGTTGCCAAAAGAAGAGATGCAACCTATCACCAGCAAATTCTACTGGAGGCTCTTTCAACCGGAACCGAATTTTCTAAAGTTCCTTCTGTTTCAGCTCTGCTCGAAGCCCTGAAAAAGAAAGACCAGACAGCAATCGAGACAGAAAAAGAGGCTTTGAAGAAAGCTGCGGAGAACTATTTCAATAAGGACTACAGTCCCGCGGTAGACAGAAAAGTATCGAAAGAGATGTTGAAAGTCTATGCCGCGTTGATTCCTCAAGGAAAAAGAATCTCCATCTTCAATGCCATCGAAAATCAGTTCAAAGGAAACACTGCTGCTTTTGTTGATGCATGTTTCAACAACTCCATCTTCGGCTCGAAGGAGAATTTCGATAAATTCATCAACAAGCCCGGCATCAATAAGTTGGAAAAAGACTTGATGGTACAATACAGCCTCTCGGTTGCAGAAGGGCTGAAGCAAACAGCCAATGAAATGAAGGAGATGGACAAATCCTACTCGGCAGCTCATAAAACATGGGTGAAAGGAATGATGGAACTGAGAAAATCAGAAGGATTGGCCATCTATCCCGATGCAAACTCTACACTGCGACTAACCTACGGACAGGTACTTCCTTACGAACCTGCCGACGGTATTGTGTACAACTACTATACCACACTGAAAGGGGTAATGCAGAAAGAGGACCCAAACAACTGGGAGTTCGTGGTACCTGCCAAACTGAAGGAACTCTACGAAAAGAAGGACTTTGGGCGCTATGCGATGAAGAACGGAGAGATGCCCGTCTGCTTTATAACCAATACCGATAACACCGGCGGAAACTCAGGAAGTCCGGTATTCAATGGCAAAGGAGAACTGATTGGCACCGCGTTCGACCGCAACTATGAGGGATTGACTGGCGATATCGCTTTCCGCCCCTCTTCACAAAGAGCTGCCGTGGTTGATATCCGATACACACTTTTCATCATCGATAAGTTTGCCGGAGCATCGCATCTAATTAAAGAGATGACCATCAAGGAATGA
- a CDS encoding type II toxin-antitoxin system HicB family antitoxin, producing MKLNKEDYVIERTTDGGYCAYLSWNMQCMVHGDTPEEALDSLQETINDYIHWMYLVDEFV from the coding sequence ATGAAACTGAATAAAGAAGATTACGTTATAGAGCGTACCACCGATGGTGGATACTGCGCTTACCTCTCCTGGAATATGCAGTGTATGGTACATGGAGATACTCCCGAAGAGGCCCTCGATTCTCTTCAGGAAACAATAAATGACTATATCCATTGGATGTATCTGGTAGACGAATTCGTCTGA
- a CDS encoding glycosyltransferase family protein produces the protein MKFLFIVQGEGRGHFTQAITLEEMLLKNGHEVVEVLVGKSSSRSLPGFFNRNIKAPVKRFISPNFLPSAQNKRVHLGRSVAYNLLHLPAYLKSMQYIKQRIDESGADVVINFYELLTGLTYTFLRPRIPYVCIGHQYLFLHKDFEFPRKSPFSLMMLRFFTRLTSIGCSKRLALSFSKMDDDMHLNIKVVPPLLRREIFSLQPKQGDYIHGYMVNAGYADHVLSYHFNHPEQPLHFFWDKPDAPEEMQVTENLSFHALNDVKFLEYMSGCRAYATTAGFESVCEAMYLGKPVLMVPAHIEQDCNAYDAARAGAGIMADSFELDRLVEFSEDYIPNRSFVYWVNSCERLLIEELEKSTDHRLTLAIPAFFN, from the coding sequence ATGAAATTCCTGTTCATAGTACAAGGAGAGGGTAGAGGGCATTTTACACAAGCCATCACCCTGGAAGAGATGTTGTTGAAGAACGGTCACGAAGTGGTGGAGGTACTAGTTGGTAAAAGCTCGTCACGGTCGCTTCCGGGATTCTTCAACCGGAATATCAAAGCGCCAGTTAAGCGGTTTATCAGTCCGAATTTCCTTCCATCCGCACAAAATAAGCGTGTTCACCTAGGGCGAAGCGTGGCTTATAACCTGCTTCATCTGCCGGCATATCTTAAAAGTATGCAATATATCAAGCAGCGCATAGACGAATCCGGCGCCGACGTTGTTATAAACTTCTACGAACTTCTCACAGGATTAACTTACACTTTCCTGCGTCCCCGGATTCCCTATGTGTGCATCGGGCATCAATATCTTTTTCTGCATAAGGATTTTGAATTTCCAAGGAAAAGCCCTTTCAGTCTCATGATGCTTCGCTTCTTTACCCGCCTTACCAGCATAGGCTGTTCTAAAAGACTTGCCCTCTCTTTCTCGAAGATGGATGACGATATGCACCTCAATATCAAGGTGGTTCCTCCGCTGCTGCGTCGTGAAATTTTTTCTCTTCAGCCGAAGCAAGGCGATTATATTCACGGATATATGGTGAATGCCGGCTATGCCGACCATGTGCTTTCCTATCATTTTAACCATCCGGAGCAGCCTTTGCACTTTTTCTGGGACAAACCCGATGCTCCCGAAGAGATGCAGGTAACGGAGAATCTCTCTTTTCATGCACTGAACGATGTGAAATTTCTGGAGTATATGAGCGGTTGTCGGGCATATGCCACCACAGCCGGGTTTGAATCGGTGTGCGAAGCAATGTATCTGGGAAAACCGGTGCTGATGGTTCCGGCACATATTGAGCAGGATTGCAATGCATATGATGCTGCCAGGGCAGGAGCCGGAATAATGGCCGACTCTTTTGAGTTGGACCGTTTGGTTGAGTTCTCGGAAGATTATATACCCAATCGTTCTTTTGTTTACTGGGTAAACAGTTGCGAACGACTTCTTATAGAGGAACTTGAAAAAAGTACCGACCATAGGCTGACACTTGCCATTCCTGCATTTTTTAATTGA
- a CDS encoding UDP-2,3-diacylglucosamine diphosphatase gives MQLRTYYPTVVLSDIHLGTAHSKTEEVSSFLKSINCDKLILNGDIIDGWQLQKGGLNKWKAKHTQFFKVIMKMMENFGTEVIYVRGNHDDFLDNLAPLTLYNLKIVKDYTHESHGKRYYVTHGDVFDSVTTQMKWLAKLGDVGYSFLLWLNKIYNARRVKKGKPYYSLSQSVKQKVKSAVSYISDFEKELVELARIKRCNGIICGHIHHPENRFYEEIHYLNSGDWVETLSALVEDEKGNWSVRYYEGMLMEANREEVIDEICIAS, from the coding sequence ATGCAATTACGTACTTATTATCCTACCGTAGTTCTTTCGGACATTCACCTAGGAACAGCTCATTCAAAAACTGAAGAGGTGAGCTCCTTCCTTAAATCGATCAATTGTGATAAGCTTATTCTGAACGGAGACATCATTGATGGCTGGCAGTTGCAGAAAGGCGGACTCAACAAATGGAAAGCCAAACACACGCAATTCTTTAAAGTGATTATGAAAATGATGGAGAACTTCGGAACGGAAGTTATCTATGTACGTGGTAATCACGACGACTTTCTCGATAATCTGGCTCCGCTGACACTCTATAACCTTAAAATTGTAAAAGACTATACACACGAAAGTCACGGAAAACGCTATTACGTTACTCACGGAGATGTGTTCGACTCAGTAACCACCCAGATGAAATGGCTGGCCAAACTGGGCGATGTGGGATACTCCTTCCTGCTGTGGCTGAACAAAATATACAATGCCCGAAGGGTAAAGAAGGGTAAACCTTACTACTCGCTTTCACAATCCGTAAAACAGAAAGTAAAATCGGCGGTATCTTATATCTCCGATTTTGAAAAGGAACTAGTGGAATTGGCTCGCATAAAGCGGTGCAACGGCATTATCTGCGGACATATTCACCATCCCGAGAACAGGTTTTACGAAGAGATTCATTACCTGAATTCCGGCGATTGGGTTGAAACGCTTTCGGCTCTGGTTGAGGATGAAAAAGGAAACTGGAGCGTTCGTTATTATGAAGGAATGCTGATGGAGGCAAACCGAGAAGAGGTAATTGACGAAATCTGCATTGCATCATGA
- a CDS encoding magnesium transporter CorA family protein has translation MKTFLRGSYGLEALSQWEPNCWVKIECPDAEDYAYLQNTLKVPEYFLSDIADIDERPRVETEDEWTFIILRIPHRQDDSKVPFITVPLGILFKDNICISICHYQTNMLKDFLTFYRRKNMGFTDTVDLIFKLFLSSSVWYLKSLKIINQRIEAVKRDLERSIENKELLSLFHLENCLTFFITSLKGNEILLSRLKFKLPVDELDVELIEDVEIELKQAHESANIYSNILSGMMDAYSSIISNNVNSIMRMLTSISIILMFPTLISSMFGMNIKNGMEDTNWGFAFVFGISVLICGGFLWIFRKKRWL, from the coding sequence ATGAAAACTTTTCTAAGAGGTAGCTATGGCTTAGAAGCTCTTTCTCAATGGGAACCAAACTGCTGGGTTAAAATAGAGTGTCCTGATGCTGAAGACTATGCGTACTTACAAAATACATTAAAAGTTCCAGAATATTTCCTTTCGGATATTGCCGATATTGATGAACGTCCGCGTGTGGAAACAGAAGATGAATGGACATTTATCATTTTAAGAATTCCTCACAGACAAGACGATTCTAAAGTTCCTTTTATTACGGTGCCACTCGGTATTCTTTTCAAGGATAACATCTGCATTTCCATTTGCCATTATCAAACGAATATGCTAAAAGATTTCCTGACGTTTTACCGTCGGAAAAATATGGGATTCACTGATACGGTGGACCTTATCTTTAAGCTTTTCCTTTCCTCATCGGTATGGTACCTGAAGTCGCTGAAAATTATCAATCAACGGATTGAGGCAGTGAAGAGAGACCTGGAACGTTCGATTGAGAATAAAGAATTGCTGAGCCTTTTCCACCTGGAAAATTGCCTGACGTTCTTTATCACCTCGCTGAAAGGTAACGAAATTCTGCTTTCCAGACTTAAATTCAAACTTCCGGTAGATGAACTTGACGTGGAACTGATTGAAGATGTGGAGATTGAACTAAAACAGGCTCATGAATCGGCCAACATCTACAGCAATATCCTGAGCGGAATGATGGATGCTTATTCTTCGATAATCAGCAATAACGTGAACAGCATCATGCGGATGTTGACATCCATTTCGATTATTCTTATGTTTCCCACATTGATTTCGAGCATGTTTGGAATGAACATAAAAAACGGGATGGAAGATACAAACTGGGGATTCGCTTTTGTATTTGGCATATCTGTTTTGATATGCGGCGGATTCTTATGGATTTTCAGAAAGAAGCGCTGGCTATAA
- a CDS encoding magnesium transporter, which yields MKSLTTFYLSRVIGKKVYNTNGNFVGTVKDLLVDSAYLSQTSERPLVNGIKIKCNGQFAFYSFQYFKVDKVNGKMKITCDQLVELSPESIENDLHLASVVLDKQIVDLNGRKLVRVNDIRLATIANGTFAVAVDIGIEGLLRRIGIAKPIKRTLSRFHVNIPAKFILWEDVEAIDFSNLNIKLSKSHSKLQTLHPSDLADIMEDLGRKASEEMFLSLDEEKAADVLEELEPDVQIHLIESLSVEKAADILEKMPADEITDILNSLEDEKAELLLNEMEKKTSQEVRELLVYPENSVGSIMATEYMSFSKDITVNEILNELRDKKPEAATLYNLFVTDEKDELIATFSLRDMVVSSPETKVSEIMQPSPIFLRDDEEIDEIAELVSKYNMLAIPVVDNDDILQGVVVIDDVIEDLINKRRTNK from the coding sequence ATGAAATCTTTGACCACGTTTTATTTAAGCCGTGTCATTGGAAAGAAAGTGTATAACACTAACGGCAATTTTGTGGGTACAGTTAAGGATTTGCTAGTCGATTCCGCCTATTTAAGTCAAACATCAGAACGTCCTCTGGTAAATGGCATCAAAATCAAATGCAACGGTCAGTTTGCATTTTATTCATTCCAATATTTTAAAGTCGACAAAGTCAACGGGAAAATGAAAATAACCTGTGACCAACTTGTTGAACTATCTCCTGAAAGCATTGAAAATGACTTGCACCTGGCAAGCGTGGTTCTTGATAAACAAATCGTTGATCTCAACGGCCGAAAGTTGGTTCGTGTAAACGATATCCGACTTGCTACCATTGCCAATGGCACCTTTGCGGTTGCGGTAGATATAGGGATTGAAGGACTACTGCGAAGAATCGGGATTGCCAAACCCATCAAAAGAACCTTGTCGAGGTTCCATGTCAACATTCCAGCCAAGTTTATTCTTTGGGAAGATGTGGAAGCCATCGATTTTTCAAACTTAAACATAAAACTTTCTAAAAGTCATTCCAAGCTTCAAACCCTTCACCCTTCCGATTTGGCTGATATCATGGAAGACTTAGGTCGAAAAGCGAGCGAAGAGATGTTCTTGTCGTTGGATGAAGAAAAAGCAGCCGACGTACTTGAAGAGCTGGAACCGGATGTTCAGATTCATCTTATAGAAAGTCTTTCGGTAGAAAAAGCAGCCGATATTCTGGAGAAAATGCCAGCCGATGAGATCACAGATATCTTAAATTCGCTGGAAGACGAGAAAGCGGAACTCCTGCTGAACGAAATGGAAAAGAAAACATCCCAGGAAGTTCGGGAATTATTGGTTTATCCGGAGAACTCAGTGGGAAGTATCATGGCTACCGAATACATGTCGTTCAGTAAAGACATCACCGTCAATGAAATTCTGAATGAACTGAGGGATAAGAAGCCCGAAGCAGCAACACTGTATAATCTATTTGTTACCGACGAGAAAGATGAATTAATCGCAACCTTCTCACTGCGTGATATGGTTGTCTCCTCTCCCGAAACAAAAGTTAGCGAAATTATGCAGCCTTCCCCAATCTTTTTGCGGGATGACGAGGAGATAGATGAAATCGCCGAACTCGTTTCCAAATACAACATGTTGGCAATACCGGTAGTCGATAATGACGATATACTACAAGGAGTGGTAGTCATTGACGACGTTATCGAGGACTTAATTAACAAACGCAGAACCAACAAATAA
- a CDS encoding Nramp family divalent metal transporter gives MFKNKKTFFRQLGMFLAILGPGIITGSVDNDAGGITTYSVAGAVYGYNLLWTLVPSFIVLIVIQEMNARMGIVTGKGLADLIRENAGVKITFFIFIGLLAADIGNTTTEFAGVAGSMELFGVSKYISVPIVGILVWILVVKGTYQIAERIFLLFSISLLMYVVSAVMGKPHWGEIGHAMVHPQMEMNTKSLAMIIGIIGTTIAPWMQFYMQSSVIEKGLKMKNYKYSLIDIVVGCVATVVVAFFIIVACASTLHVNGVQINEAKDAAMALKPLAGELASQFFAFGLFIASIFSATILPLATAFYVCEAFGFEAGIDKKWDEAKEFYILYTGILILSVIIILIPNAPLIEISLWSQVINGILLPVVLVCMILLVNNKKIMGQYVNKPVNNIIGWGSVIILIALSLLLLILPLFSK, from the coding sequence ATGTTCAAAAATAAAAAGACTTTTTTTCGTCAGCTAGGAATGTTCCTGGCTATTCTAGGCCCTGGAATCATTACCGGAAGTGTTGATAACGATGCAGGTGGAATCACCACCTATTCCGTTGCAGGTGCAGTTTATGGCTATAATCTGCTCTGGACACTTGTTCCTTCATTTATTGTACTTATCGTTATTCAGGAGATGAATGCCCGAATGGGTATTGTTACCGGTAAAGGGCTTGCCGACCTTATTCGTGAGAATGCAGGAGTAAAAATTACCTTTTTTATATTTATCGGTCTGCTTGCTGCCGACATAGGTAATACCACCACCGAGTTTGCAGGTGTGGCAGGTAGTATGGAACTGTTTGGGGTAAGCAAATACATTTCTGTTCCCATAGTCGGAATTCTGGTTTGGATATTAGTCGTCAAGGGCACCTATCAGATTGCCGAACGAATATTTCTGCTATTCAGCATTTCATTATTAATGTACGTTGTATCAGCAGTTATGGGAAAACCTCATTGGGGAGAAATAGGTCATGCAATGGTTCATCCGCAAATGGAGATGAACACTAAGAGTCTGGCCATGATTATCGGTATTATCGGTACAACCATTGCTCCCTGGATGCAGTTTTACATGCAATCGTCCGTTATCGAGAAAGGGCTGAAGATGAAGAATTACAAATATTCCCTCATCGATATTGTTGTAGGATGCGTTGCTACCGTTGTAGTTGCCTTCTTTATCATCGTTGCCTGCGCTTCAACTTTGCATGTTAACGGAGTACAGATAAACGAAGCAAAGGACGCTGCTATGGCTTTGAAGCCCCTTGCTGGCGAGCTCGCATCGCAGTTCTTTGCGTTTGGTCTTTTCATTGCCTCTATCTTTTCGGCAACCATCCTACCATTGGCTACAGCCTTTTATGTTTGTGAAGCTTTTGGGTTCGAAGCCGGCATTGACAAGAAATGGGACGAAGCAAAAGAGTTTTATATCCTCTATACAGGTATCCTTATTCTTTCTGTCATCATCATCCTTATTCCTAATGCACCACTAATTGAGATATCGCTGTGGTCGCAGGTTATCAACGGAATTCTTCTGCCCGTTGTACTTGTATGCATGATTCTACTGGTGAATAACAAAAAGATCATGGGCCAATATGTAAACAAGCCTGTCAACAATATTATCGGATGGGGCTCGGTAATTATTCTGATTGCCCTTTCTCTACTACTTTTGATACTGCCATTATTCAGTAAATAG
- the trxA gene encoding thioredoxin: protein MEKFVDVIQSNSPVLVDFFAEWCGPCKIMKPILEDLKKQIGDSARIIKIDVDQYEELAAKYQIQSVPTLMIFKDGAPKWRQSGVMQASDLKEIIEKYK from the coding sequence ATGGAAAAGTTTGTAGATGTAATCCAGAGTAATAGTCCGGTATTAGTGGATTTCTTTGCAGAATGGTGTGGTCCTTGCAAAATAATGAAGCCTATTCTTGAGGACCTGAAAAAACAAATAGGAGATTCGGCCAGAATCATCAAGATTGATGTCGATCAGTACGAAGAACTAGCTGCAAAATATCAGATTCAATCAGTCCCGACTCTGATGATATTCAAAGATGGAGCTCCTAAATGGAGACAATCTGGTGTGATGCAAGCATCTGATTTAAAAGAAATCATTGAAAAATATAAATAA
- the trxA gene encoding thioredoxin encodes MNKILIIATVVLLGVVTFAYAHSQLNQKEGTNKETISQQSNKNKIGKGVVIQMNKDLYLKNVADYRNIKEWKFKGNLPAVIDFYADWCGPCRQVAPLMKELAKEYEGKITIYKVNTDEEKELATAIGIESLPTIMFIPMKGDPQVIVGSADKATFKKAIDQVLLAKPAR; translated from the coding sequence ATGAATAAAATTCTAATTATAGCCACAGTAGTACTTTTGGGAGTGGTCACTTTTGCGTACGCTCATTCTCAGTTGAATCAGAAAGAAGGAACAAATAAAGAAACAATAAGTCAGCAAAGCAACAAAAATAAAATAGGAAAAGGAGTAGTAATTCAGATGAATAAAGATTTGTATCTGAAGAACGTTGCCGACTACCGCAATATCAAAGAATGGAAATTCAAAGGAAACTTACCTGCCGTAATCGATTTTTATGCCGACTGGTGCGGACCCTGCCGCCAGGTAGCTCCTCTTATGAAAGAGCTGGCCAAAGAGTATGAAGGAAAAATCACTATCTACAAAGTAAATACGGACGAGGAAAAAGAGCTTGCAACTGCAATCGGAATAGAGAGCTTACCAACCATAATGTTCATCCCTATGAAGGGAGACCCACAAGTTATTGTCGGATCGGCAGACAAGGCGACCTTTAAAAAGGCTATCGACCAGGTATTGCTGGCCAAGCCTGCCCGGTAA